In Desulfuromonadales bacterium, the following proteins share a genomic window:
- a CDS encoding PAS domain S-box protein has translation MTDFPVLDTLCRQIVENAGEAIVAADREGLIRLWNQGAQKIFGHPPEEAVGRSLDLIIPETLRFRHWEGYHKVMATGVTRYGDSLLAVPALHRDGRRLSIEFTVIPLHDAAGRMTGIASVIRDVTERWQKEQALRKRLAELERRSG, from the coding sequence ATGACTGATTTTCCTGTACTGGACACCCTCTGCCGGCAGATCGTCGAAAATGCCGGGGAGGCCATCGTTGCTGCCGACCGGGAAGGGCTGATCCGCCTGTGGAACCAGGGGGCGCAGAAAATTTTCGGGCACCCGCCGGAAGAAGCAGTGGGTCGCTCGCTCGACCTGATCATTCCGGAGACGCTGCGTTTTCGGCACTGGGAGGGATATCACAAGGTCATGGCGACGGGTGTGACCCGCTACGGTGATTCCCTGCTGGCCGTTCCCGCCCTGCACCGGGACGGCCGGCGGCTCTCCATCGAGTTTACCGTCATCCCCCTGCATGACGCTGCGGGTCGGATGACGGGGATTGCTTCGGTCATCCGTGACGTCACCGAACGCTGGCAAAAGGAGCAGGCTCTGCGCAAACGTCTGGCCGAGCTGGAGCGCCGCAGCGGATAG